Proteins found in one Leucoraja erinacea ecotype New England chromosome 34, Leri_hhj_1, whole genome shotgun sequence genomic segment:
- the LOC129712859 gene encoding voltage-dependent anion-selective channel protein 2: MAIPPSYTDLGKSARDIFNKGYGFGLVKLEVKTKSQSGVEFTTSGSSNTESGKVSGSLETKYKWSEYGLTFTEKWNTDNTLGTEIAIEDQLAKGLKLTFDTTFSPNTGKKSGRVKTAYKREYVNLGCDVDFDFAGPAIHASAVAGYEGWLAGYQMSFDTAKSKLTQNNFAVGYKTGDFQLHTNVNDGAEFGGSIYQKVSDSLETAVNLAWTAGNNSTRFGIAAKYQLDSTASISAKVNNSSLIGIGYSQVLRPGIKLTLSTLIDGKGFNSGGHKLGLGLELEA; this comes from the exons ATGGCCATACCTCCTTCATATACAGACCTTGGCAAATCAGCCAGAGATATTTTCAACAAAGGCTATG GCTTCGGTTTGGTAAAACTGGAAGTGAAAACCAAGTCACAGAGTGGAGTG GAATTCACAACTTCCGGATCTTCAAACACTGAGAGTGGGAAAGTGTCTGGCAGCTTGGAAACCAAGTACAAGTGGTCTGAATATGGCCTCACGTTTACGGAGAAATGGAACACTGATAACACTTTGGGCACAGAAATTGCAATTGAAGATCAG CTTGCCAAAGGTCTGAAGCTGACATTTGACACCACCTTCTCGCCTAACACTGG caagAAGAGTGGCAGAGTGAAAACTGCCTACAAGCGTGAATATGTCAACTTGGGCTGTGATGTGGATTTTGATTTTGCAGGCCCTGCCATCCATGCCTCAGCAGTAGCTGGCTATGAGGGTTGGCTTGCTGGCtaccaaatgtcttttgacacagcCAAATCAAAACTCACCCAGAACAACTTTGCTGTAGGTTACAAAACCGGAGATTTCCAGCTACATACTAACGT GAATGACGGTGCTGAATTTGGTGGATCAATCTACCAGAAGGTGAGCGATAGTCTGGAGACAGCAGTGAACCTAGCCTGGACCGCCGGCAACAATAGCACCCGCTTTGGCATTGCTGCTAAATACCAGCTCGACTCCACTGCTTCCATTTCT GCAAAAGTCAACAACTCCAGCCTAATTGGAATAGGTTACAGCCAGGTTCTTAGGCCAG GGATAAAGCTGACACTGAGCACCCTGATTGATGGGAAGGGTTTCAATTCTGGTGGTCACAAACTTGGCCTGGGTCTTGAATTGGAAGCTTAA